The genomic region ATGCCTGCTTGCTCCGCACGTTGCCTGGAAGCGTTGCTGCGGCCGACAGGGCACCAGAGGACGGTCGTGCCTCGGGCTCGGAGCTGGGTTGCGAAAGCCGCGCCCATGCTGCCTGGATGCAGCAGCCCCACCGCAGCGATGTCGGACTTCACTTAGTCACACTCCTCGAACAGTCATTGGCCAGCAGCAGCGCGATGGCCGCCTCCGCGTCGGGTACGCAATGATCAGGTGCGGCGAGCCGAACAGGCCACGAACGCCCGTTGTGGATCCAGATTGTGCCTAGGCCGGCTCGACGACCTCCATCAATGTCGGTCTCTGGGTTATCGCCCACCATCAAGCCGCCTTGGGAGAGGCGGGAGCCACACGCTACGGCTGCCGCCTCGAAGACGACGGCAGAGGGCTTTCGTGCACCGACGGACTCCGAGACGCAGACGCCATCAACGCGACCGACCAGGCCGGTCGCCTGGAGCTTGGCGTTCTGGATGTCAGTTGCCCCGTTGGTGGCGATACCGACTCGCCAACCGGTGGCTCGTAGGGCATCCATGCCCGTGAGCACCCGCTCAGGGCATCTGACCGCCGCCGCGATGTCGGAGCAGTACTGCCTCCAGAGCGAATCAGCGGAGGACGGGAGACGGTGCTCGGCCCGTATGGACTCGAAGGTGGCAGGGAATGCTCGCGCCTGGACCGACTCAACCAATTGCGTGGCGGCGTGGCCAGCGAGGGAGTACCGAGCGGCGAACTGAGCGGCCCAGTCTTGGATGGCACCGTTTCTGTCGATCAGGGTGTTGTCGAGATCGAAGAGCACCAGCTTCTGCATAGGTGACGACCCTAGTCCGCCCGGATGCGCCGCTACGGAGTCGGCGCCGCCTCGTGGGCCTCTGAGCGACGCTGCAAGGCTGAGCTGGACGCGCGTCGAGTGGGACCTGTGGCCGTATAGCGACCTTGTTCAGGGGGTTCCACCGCGCTGGTAGCCGACCCACAACCGGCCGCCGACCTGCTCCAGCACCTCGTCCACGACTGCCGCGAGGGGCTCGATCCGCCCAGCCAATACTTCACGCAGACCATCGTGCAGGCGCATGCTGAGACCCGGCGCTGGGGTCTCAAGGCGGCGGGCCGCCCCCGTTCCAGGTTCCGCTAGCGGCCAGCGCCAACTCTCCGGCTCGTCTCACTAGTTCGGTGGCGATGAACAACCGTTCGCCCTGGTCAGTGCTCCCCACGAGATCATCGAGGAGGTCGGTGATCGCGTAGCGGCGGTCGTCTATCTCTTCGGCCGACACCGTGGGTGGCCCTGCGGCGGTCAGCCTTCGGGCTTCGGCGGCGAGGTGCGTCCCGACTCCGTCCTTGTCGAAGAGGAGGATCCCGTCGGCGCACATCCAGAGCAGTGGTGACCGGCGCTTGCGTACCTCACGCTGGGTGTACGCGTGCCACGTCGCTTCGGTGTGCACGAACATCTCCACCGGCCACTCATCCCTCCGCAGGCTTGCCCGGTACGGGGCGGGGGATCCGTGAAGGAGCACCACGATGTCGAGGTCCGACATCGCCGTGCGGCGGCCAGTCACGACACTGCCTCCTAAGAACGCAGCCCGAGCGACAGGGTGATGTTCCTCAACAACGGCACGCGCTGCATCAATCGCATCCATGCAGCAACTATCAGCGCTCCGCTTGGCGTGCGCATGGAAGATTCTTCGCAGAAGATGTCCCGCAGCTACATCGTGACTGGGGCGGGACTTACTCCGAGGCTCCAGCCGCACTCGGCCAGCCCGTCTCACGGACGCGGTCGACCGGAGGCCGGCACGCGGCCTGATCGATGGCGGTCTCTCAGGGCATGGACAGGCTCAAGATCCGCCATCGAGATGAGAGCGAGCCGCTTGAACAAAGTCTGTTCGCACTTCATGGAACCGAAGCCACCGACCGTGCGGGAAACGCTCCAGGGCCTCGCTCAGCGACAGCTGCTGACTGTAGGTGAACAGGAGGGCGCCAGCATCGGATGCGGATAGCAGGCCCAAGGCAACGATTTGGCGGCCGACCTGCTGACCGTACTCCGTGCGGCCTGGATCTTGGGAGTCCATCGCCTGCAGCTCGCGTAGGGAACTGAGAATCGCAGCGATCGGTTGATCATGATCCGAGAGAGCTTCCAGCTGCTCACGCTCCCCGGCTTCTTGGAGCTCCCTCATCGATCGCGTAGCAATGAGTGTCTGTTCCAACTCGAAGATCGTGTTGACTGTGGAGCCTTGTAGGACGTAGCCCTTCGAGACGATTTCCTCGGGCCCTTCGAGCTCGATCTTGCGATAAGCGTCCGTCGCTCTCACGGAGCGAGCATAGGTATCTTCGAGCGCCAGCTCGGCCTCCGGCAGCTCTTCATCGGCGAGATGGCCTGTCACGACTTCGGCAGAAAGCCGGAACTCATCCACAGCGCCGAGATATTCGACCCACACATCGCGCCTTACGGTCCGACGCCACTGTGTGTTCTGGTCTCGGCCCTGCGCCCTGACCGCTTCTATGGCTGCGTTCGCCTGCTCTCGCATACTGCGTGCCTGCCAGCGGGCCCCGAACAGGCCAAGCGCCACACCTGTCACCGCGATCAGTGCCGCGAGTATGGCGGCTACACCCTGATCCATCTCGGCATTATGTCATGCCGAGTATCACGCCGAAGGGTGAGCCTGCTGCTCTGGCGGCACAAGCGGTAAAGCGGACGATGGAGCAGGAGCGGATCCGCAAGAAGCTCAGGTCCGCTGAGGGCCCGCCACTCGGCGTGGGCTGGACAAGGGCGTCGCACGGATCCGTCACTCTGAGCCCGGTCAGCAAGGATCTGCCAACCCGAATGGGGTCGAGTGAGAATCCGCGAGCTTGAACGTGACAGAAGAACCAGCCAGTCTCAGATTCGCGGCCGATCGGCCGCCGAGTGGCCAGCAACCGTGAAATTCGGCCCTGGAATCTGACATCCCACAAGAGGAGCCTGTCTCAGTTCGCCGGGGGCAGACAAGAAAGAGTCGCGAAGGACTGGCCAGCGGGCGCAGATGGATGTCAACGTAGACGACCTTCCGGAACCCCAGGTCAGAGAGGTATTCGCCGTGAACTTCCCATCCACGAGCCCCGGTTTCTCCACCGCCACCGATGCCCTGAAAGTGCACACCTGGCAGCTTGGCCCGGGCCAGCCCACGCTAGTGCTGGATCAGTTCTCTGCCGAGGATTTCCACATGGTTGTGGACGACCGCGCCGACGTTCACGTCAATTCGAAGGACGGCCGGTTCTACTTGGGCTGGTTTCCGCTCGGCCGTCCCGGGGGCGACGGCGAAGGCTGGAAGATCGCCGTCACCGGCACCACGAAAGTGCCTGGCTACAGCATCTCCTTCGACGCCGCGACGCCGGCCGACATCGTCGCCGCCACTGTGACGTGCGTGCTGGAAACCGCCCATCCTCGGTAGGCAGGGAAGTCGGCGTTAGCCGAACTGGCGTCTCCTGGCTCATGCGCGGGTGGCGATCCGTACCCGTCAGCCGATTGCCCGGAAGCAAGACGATGTCCCGCACCCAGCCCTTGGAGGCGCCCTGTATTCCAACCCTCGGCTCAACCCGTCCACCCCGAACCGGGGCGCTCTGCCTGCGTACTGGGTCGGCCCCCGGCACCTGGCCGGCGACGACGGATGTCTCTACGACGTCGTTGCGGACACTCTCGCCGGCTTCGGCTGGACAAGCCTGACAACCGTCCGCGGGCGACGTGAGCTCGACGAGTCGCTGGAGGACCGCCAGGTCCTGCGTAGCACCGTCCTGCACATCAGTCCCGACGCCCGTCGGTGGGCTCAGTGGACGCTGTCGGACGAGCCGTTTCACCTCGGTGGGCTGCCGATCGCGTGGCAGATCTCTGCCCGCTCGGATGCGAGCAGGTCGCTCGCGGACTGGTCTGCCTACTTCACCTCCGGCATCCCCGGCGAGGCCATCGCCGACTTTCTTCTCGCGCTCGATGTATGAGGTGATCCCACCGACGTGGCCGCCAATCCCGAGACCGTTCTCGATGCGGTGTCCGCGCATGGTTGGCTCCGCGACGCCGATCAACCGCATGCGGCGGCGATGCATCCCACCTTCACCTCACGCCTCGGCCTTGGCGAGCTGCCACCGCTCATCCAGGATGCCGATCCCTGTGCCCTGATCGTCGAGGGCGATGTGCCAGGGGTGGCGGGTTGGCAGGCGTGGGCCGAGCTGGGCTCGGGTGCTCCGTGCCTGTGGGCTGCGTCGTTCAGCTCCAGCGTGCCGCACGGCCTTGTTGCCGCGTTTGCCTCCTCGCTCAGCTCCACCGCACCGGTGCTACGCCGGGTGTTGCCGGAGAGCTCACGGGACCGGCTCCTGTGTGCCCCTGCCTGCTGATCAGTACTCCCGCGCGATGAAGCCGGGCCCCCGTTCGGGAGGCCCGGCTTCGCGCTGCACTGGCAGCTTCCGTGGCTGGTGGACAGTTACCGGGGCGGGCTGACGTCAGTACTGGATGCGGTGTCAGCTCGTGGGCGTCGCGGGGAGATGGTTCCTATGTGACCTTCCTTGACTGCGATTACCGGGTGGGTGAGGCTCTGCCGGGTCAGCTTCTTGCTCTGGCCGGTGAGTGACGCTCCCGGTGTGAGAAGGCGTAAGGGGTGAACGGGCGTATCGGTTCGTCCGCGAGGGCGAGCAGGCGATTGAACTCCGCCATTTCGGTCTCGCTCATGAGCGCGACTGCGTTTCCGAGCTTCTTCTCGGTGAGCTGCTCCATGAACGGGGCAAGGAAGCGCTGTGTGACGTCAGGGGCGTCGCATATCTCATGCACGTATTTCATGTACTGCGTGTGCTGCGCACTCAGCTCTTCGACTTCGGCGCGGGTTGCGCTGTCGGCAAGGGCCTGTTCCTCCTCGCTGAAAGGGCGACCGTCGCGGTGGGACCACGTGCCGGTGTCTTTTCGGGGGAAGTCCGAGTCGCAGAGAAGGGCGAAAATCCAGGGATTGAAGTCGGGATTGGCCATACGGGTGTCGTGCTCCTCATGGATCGCTTGGGGCCCATCAATGGTCTGGAGAATCACCGGTTTGGCTAACCGACGATCGTCGGCTATGTTGCGCCCGCTTTTCCGGGTCAGGGCCGACGGCTGGAGTGGTTCGCTGCCCTGGCCGCCGGTGGTGTGGCGGGGTTTGACGGCGAGGCGCGTCGGCTGTCTCGGGCGGTCGTCGCCGGAGGGCTTTCGGGCGCGGCAGGCAGATGGGCGCTTCG from Streptomyces sp. NBC_01267 harbors:
- a CDS encoding HAD family hydrolase; its protein translation is MQKLVLFDLDNTLIDRNGAIQDWAAQFAARYSLAGHAATQLVESVQARAFPATFESIRAEHRLPSSADSLWRQYCSDIAAAVRCPERVLTGMDALRATGWRVGIATNGATDIQNAKLQATGLVGRVDGVCVSESVGARKPSAVVFEAAAVACGSRLSQGGLMVGDNPETDIDGGRRAGLGTIWIHNGRSWPVRLAAPDHCVPDAEAAIALLLANDCSRSVTK
- a CDS encoding DUF317 domain-containing protein — encoded protein: MDVNVDDLPEPQVREVFAVNFPSTSPGFSTATDALKVHTWQLGPGQPTLVLDQFSAEDFHMVVDDRADVHVNSKDGRFYLGWFPLGRPGGDGEGWKIAVTGTTKVPGYSISFDAATPADIVAATVTCVLETAHPR